One region of Chryseobacterium muglaense genomic DNA includes:
- a CDS encoding NAD(P)H-dependent flavin oxidoreductase, translating into MSENKNRITELFNIKYPIIQAGMIWHSGWKLASAVSNCGGLGLIGSASMYPDILRENIQKCKKATDKPFGVNVALLYPNLEEIINIILEEGVKIVFTSAGSPKTYTEMLQKEGVKVAHVVSSTKFAVKCEDAGVDAIVAEGFEAGGHNGRDETTTFCLIPNVKKHISKPLIAAGGIALGSQMKAAMILGADGVQIGSRFAATQEASAHENWKKKITELNEGDTLLTLKELAPVRMVKNKFFNELEEIYNVGRNAEALVASLGRARAKKGMFEGDMEEGELEIGQVSALIDEVLPVETVFANLLKEFNDTKNPSL; encoded by the coding sequence ATGAGCGAAAATAAAAACAGAATCACAGAACTTTTTAATATTAAATATCCCATTATTCAGGCCGGTATGATTTGGCATTCAGGTTGGAAGTTGGCTTCGGCAGTTTCCAATTGTGGAGGCTTAGGATTGATTGGCTCAGCAAGTATGTATCCTGATATTTTAAGAGAAAATATTCAGAAATGCAAGAAAGCTACCGATAAACCTTTTGGTGTAAATGTCGCCCTGCTTTATCCGAATTTAGAAGAAATAATCAATATAATTCTTGAAGAAGGCGTGAAAATAGTTTTCACTTCTGCCGGAAGCCCTAAAACGTATACAGAAATGCTTCAAAAAGAAGGTGTAAAAGTAGCTCATGTAGTTTCTTCAACCAAATTTGCAGTTAAATGTGAAGATGCAGGAGTTGATGCCATTGTTGCAGAAGGTTTTGAAGCGGGAGGTCATAATGGAAGAGATGAAACCACTACTTTTTGCCTGATTCCAAATGTGAAAAAACATATTTCTAAACCATTAATTGCTGCTGGAGGAATTGCTTTAGGTTCTCAAATGAAAGCCGCCATGATTTTAGGAGCAGACGGAGTGCAGATTGGAAGCCGTTTTGCAGCAACACAGGAAGCAAGTGCTCACGAAAACTGGAAAAAGAAAATTACAGAGCTGAATGAAGGTGATACGCTTCTTACTTTAAAAGAATTGGCGCCTGTAAGAATGGTTAAAAATAAATTCTTCAACGAATTAGAAGAAATATATAATGTAGGGCGAAATGCTGAAGCTTTGGTGGCTTCTCTAGGCAGAGCAAGAGCAAAAAAGGGAATGTTTGAAGGTGATATGGAAGAAGGGGAACTGGAAATTGGCCAGGTTTCGGCTTTAATTGATGAAGTTCTTCCTGTAGAAACCGTTTTTGCCAACCTTTTAAAAGAATTTAACGACACAAAAAATCCAAGCTTATAA